A genomic region of Klebsiella sp. RIT-PI-d contains the following coding sequences:
- a CDS encoding protein kinase, with translation MIKITRASIRTLPPYEEKQTPPPEIEVPSLGLKIGEGSTAEVFEDASDPSLLYKKYDLIGNDYAEVLDMARQESDLFNTFYGEDASIVVQHGGEVYVRMLRIPGIPINEIIPADIPDHLESLYLELICKLNESGIIHADLNTANMLYDEKSDSLLPIDFCNVYTSYYSGNVHEKVTIDNRLQIRTNDFYNHINLKYL, from the coding sequence ATGATTAAAATAACCCGCGCCAGTATTCGCACATTGCCACCCTATGAAGAGAAGCAGACCCCCCCTCCTGAAATAGAGGTCCCCTCTCTCGGCCTGAAAATTGGCGAAGGCTCGACCGCCGAGGTTTTTGAAGATGCCAGCGACCCGTCTCTGTTATATAAAAAATATGATCTGATCGGTAATGATTATGCTGAAGTACTGGACATGGCAAGACAGGAGTCAGATCTGTTTAATACCTTTTATGGCGAGGATGCCTCAATCGTAGTACAGCACGGCGGTGAGGTTTACGTGCGAATGCTCCGCATCCCCGGAATACCGATTAACGAAATAATACCTGCTGATATTCCTGACCATCTTGAAAGTCTTTATCTCGAATTAATATGCAAACTGAATGAGTCAGGTATAATACATGCAGACCTTAACACTGCTAATATGCTTTATGATGAAAAGTCCGACAGCTTATTGCCGATTGATTTCTGCAATGTTTATACAAGTTACTATAGTGGCAATGTACATGAAAAAGTCACTATTGATAACCGGCTGCAAATACGCACTAATGACTTTTATAACCATATAAACTTAAAATATTTATAG
- the dtpD gene encoding dipeptide permease DtpD has protein sequence MNKKSSQPRAIYYVVALQIWEYFSFYGMRALLILYLTNQLKYDDNHAYELFSAYCSLVYVTPILGGFLADKLLGNRMAVMIGACLMAIGHLVLGASEIAPTFLYLSLAIIVCGYGLFKSNISCLLGELYEPQDPRRDGGFSLLYAAGNVGSIIAPIACGYVQQEYSWAMGFALAAIGMLAGLVIFLCGNRHFTHTVGINHAALRARTFVLPNWSWLIVLLVVAPLVITVLFWKEWSVYALIVATVIGLAVLANIYRQAQTQKQRKELGLIVTLTLFSLLFWAFAQQGGSSISLYIDRFVNRDIFGYDVPTAMFQSVNAFAVMLCGVVLAWLVKEGVSGNRSVRIWGKFAIGLALMSAGFCILTLSARWSAHYGHSSMPLMIAGLAVMGFAELFIDPVAMSQITRIEIPGVTGVLTGIYMLLSGAIANYLAGVIADQTSQSAFDASGAINYSINAYIDVFSQITWGSLACVGAVLVIWLYQTMKFRARRRLQQA, from the coding sequence ATGAATAAAAAATCTTCACAGCCGCGCGCAATCTATTACGTTGTCGCGCTGCAAATTTGGGAATACTTCAGTTTTTATGGCATGCGCGCCCTGCTAATCCTGTATCTCACTAATCAGCTCAAGTACGACGACAACCATGCTTATGAACTGTTCAGCGCTTACTGCTCTTTGGTCTATGTAACGCCAATCCTTGGTGGCTTTCTGGCGGATAAATTGCTGGGAAACCGCATGGCGGTCATGATTGGCGCCTGTCTGATGGCGATTGGCCACCTTGTGCTGGGCGCCAGTGAGATAGCTCCAACATTCCTCTACCTCTCTCTGGCGATTATCGTCTGCGGCTACGGGCTGTTTAAATCCAATATCAGCTGCCTGCTGGGCGAACTGTACGAGCCGCAAGATCCCCGCCGCGACGGTGGGTTTTCTCTGCTCTACGCCGCCGGTAACGTGGGTTCAATTATCGCCCCTATCGCTTGCGGTTATGTGCAGCAAGAGTACAGCTGGGCAATGGGGTTTGCGCTAGCCGCTATTGGTATGCTGGCCGGACTGGTCATCTTCCTGTGCGGCAACCGTCATTTTACCCATACCGTCGGGATCAATCATGCGGCCCTGCGCGCCAGGACTTTTGTTCTACCGAACTGGAGCTGGCTGATTGTACTGCTGGTCGTCGCCCCGCTGGTGATTACCGTTCTGTTCTGGAAAGAGTGGTCAGTTTATGCCCTGATTGTCGCAACGGTGATAGGTCTTGCCGTGCTGGCGAACATTTATCGCCAGGCGCAAACACAAAAGCAGCGCAAAGAGCTGGGGCTAATTGTCACCCTGACGCTGTTCAGTTTGCTGTTCTGGGCATTTGCTCAGCAGGGGGGAAGCTCGATCAGTCTGTATATCGATCGTTTCGTCAACCGCGACATTTTCGGCTATGACGTCCCAACGGCGATGTTCCAGTCGGTGAATGCCTTTGCGGTAATGCTGTGCGGCGTGGTCCTGGCATGGCTGGTGAAAGAGGGTGTGAGCGGTAATCGCTCAGTACGCATCTGGGGAAAATTTGCTATTGGCCTCGCGCTGATGAGTGCCGGTTTCTGCATTTTGACCCTCAGCGCGCGCTGGTCTGCTCACTACGGTCACTCCTCCATGCCATTAATGATCGCGGGCCTTGCGGTGATGGGTTTCGCCGAACTGTTTATTGATCCGGTCGCCATGTCGCAGATTACCCGCATTGAAATTCCGGGCGTGACGGGCGTATTAACCGGTATTTATATGTTGCTCTCCGGTGCCATTGCTAACTATCTGGCGGGCGTTATTGCTGACCAGACTTCGCAGAGCGCATTCGATGCTTCCGGGGCGATTAACTATTCGATTAATGCCTATATTGATGTGTTTAGCCAAATCACCTGGGGATCGCTGGCCTGCGTGGGTGCAGTACTGGTTATCTGGCTGTATCAGACGATGAAATTCAGAGCTCGCCGTCGGCTTCAGCAAGCCTGA
- a CDS encoding type 2 GTP cyclohydrolase I, protein MKNTELEQLINEKLNSVTFSDYGPNGLQVEGKETVKKIITGVTASQALLDEAVRQQADAVIVHHGYFWKNEAPIIRGMKRNRLKTLLENDINLYGWHLPLDAHPELGNNVQLAALLGITVQGEIEPLLPWGELSMPVPGLELASWIEARLGRKPLWCGDTGPDTVKRVAWCTGGGQGFIDSAARFGVDAFITGEVSEQTIHSAREQGLHFYAAGHHATERGGIRALSEWLTENTELDVTFIDIPNPA, encoded by the coding sequence ATGAAAAACACTGAACTTGAACAACTGATTAACGAAAAACTCAACAGCGTAACCTTTAGCGATTATGGCCCGAACGGGTTGCAGGTTGAAGGTAAAGAGACGGTGAAGAAGATTATTACCGGCGTGACGGCGAGTCAGGCGCTGCTGGATGAAGCCGTGCGGCAGCAGGCCGATGCAGTGATCGTCCACCATGGCTATTTCTGGAAAAATGAAGCCCCGATTATCCGCGGTATGAAACGTAATCGATTAAAAACGCTGCTGGAAAACGATATTAACCTTTATGGCTGGCATTTGCCGCTTGATGCTCATCCGGAGCTTGGCAATAACGTGCAGCTGGCGGCGCTACTCGGCATTACGGTACAGGGTGAAATAGAACCGCTGCTGCCATGGGGCGAGCTGTCGATGCCGGTGCCGGGCCTGGAGCTGGCCTCATGGATTGAAGCACGTCTGGGGCGCAAACCGCTGTGGTGTGGCGATACCGGGCCTGACACGGTGAAACGCGTGGCCTGGTGTACCGGGGGCGGGCAGGGATTCATTGATAGCGCAGCGCGTTTTGGCGTTGATGCGTTTATCACCGGCGAAGTGTCTGAGCAGACGATTCACTCCGCCCGCGAGCAGGGCCTCCATTTTTACGCAGCGGGGCATCATGCCACCGAACGCGGAGGCATCCGCGCACTCAGCGAATGGCTGACAGAAAATACCGAACTGGATGTCACCTTTATCGATATCCCTAATCCGGCTTAA
- the pxpB gene encoding 5-oxoprolinase subunit PxpB, producing MQRARCYLSGETAVVLELEPPVTLASQKRIWRLTQRVVDMPNVVEAIPGMNNITVVLREPQSLALDAIERLQRWWEESEALEPDSRAIDIPVVYGGAHGPDLDDVARHSGLTPQQVVELHASVDYVVWFLGFQPGFPYLGGLPEPLITPRRAEPRLMVPAGSVGIGGAQTGIYPLATPGGWQLIGCTTLKLFDPAKNEPVLLRPGDTVRFIPQKEGIC from the coding sequence GTGCAGCGAGCGCGTTGTTACCTGTCAGGAGAAACTGCCGTGGTGCTGGAGCTGGAGCCTCCCGTCACCCTGGCAAGCCAGAAACGGATTTGGCGTTTAACGCAACGAGTTGTCGATATGCCAAATGTAGTGGAAGCAATCCCCGGAATGAACAATATTACCGTGGTATTGCGTGAACCTCAGTCGCTGGCGCTGGATGCCATTGAGCGACTCCAGCGCTGGTGGGAAGAGAGCGAGGCGCTGGAGCCGGATTCACGGGCCATTGATATTCCGGTGGTCTATGGCGGCGCACACGGACCGGATCTGGACGATGTCGCTCGTCACAGTGGACTGACGCCACAGCAGGTTGTTGAGCTTCATGCCTCGGTCGATTATGTGGTGTGGTTTCTCGGTTTTCAGCCGGGCTTTCCTTATCTTGGTGGCCTGCCAGAGCCGTTGATTACGCCGCGCCGTGCCGAACCACGCCTGATGGTTCCGGCAGGATCGGTCGGCATTGGTGGCGCGCAAACCGGGATTTATCCGCTGGCAACCCCGGGAGGCTGGCAGCTTATCGGCTGCACGACGCTGAAATTATTCGATCCTGCCAAAAATGAGCCAGTGCTGCTGCGCCCCGGTGATACCGTGCGCTTTATTCCGCAAAAGGAGGGAATATGCTGA
- the pxpC gene encoding 5-oxoprolinase subunit PxpC, producing MLTIIRAGMMTTVQDGGRVGQRQSGISQCGALDLPSLRIANLLVGNDKHAAALEIVLGQFTVEFAQDSWFALTGAGCDAMLDQTPVWTGWRQQARAGQRLTLKTPHHGVRSYLAIAGGIDVPQVMGAYSTDLKLGIGGLEGRLLQDGDRLGVHPPARDFSGPHGVKQLLWGNRLRALPGPEYNEFEPASQAAFWRLPWRLSPQSDRMGYRLQGQSLKRTTERELLSHGLLPGIVQVPHNGQPIVLMNDAQTTGGYPRIASVIEADMYHLAQIPLGQPIHFVPCTLEEALKARSDQHRYIEQLEWRLNDER from the coding sequence ATGCTGACGATTATTCGTGCCGGAATGATGACTACCGTTCAGGATGGCGGCCGGGTCGGCCAGCGCCAGTCGGGGATCAGCCAGTGCGGTGCGCTGGATCTGCCGTCATTGCGCATTGCCAATCTGCTGGTGGGTAACGATAAGCATGCGGCGGCACTGGAGATTGTGCTTGGCCAGTTTACCGTTGAGTTTGCGCAGGACAGCTGGTTTGCCCTTACCGGCGCAGGCTGTGATGCCATGCTTGACCAGACGCCGGTCTGGACCGGCTGGCGACAGCAGGCCCGTGCCGGACAACGGCTGACGCTAAAAACGCCTCATCATGGCGTGCGCAGCTACCTGGCGATAGCCGGAGGGATTGATGTGCCGCAGGTGATGGGTGCGTACAGTACCGATCTTAAACTGGGTATCGGGGGGTTAGAAGGGCGACTGTTACAGGATGGCGACAGGCTGGGCGTTCATCCGCCAGCGCGTGATTTCAGCGGACCTCACGGGGTTAAACAGCTTTTGTGGGGCAACCGTCTGCGCGCGCTGCCGGGGCCAGAATACAATGAATTTGAGCCAGCGTCGCAGGCCGCTTTCTGGCGCCTGCCGTGGCGACTTAGCCCGCAGAGCGATCGCATGGGCTACCGGTTACAGGGGCAGAGTCTTAAACGGACGACCGAACGGGAATTATTATCCCACGGCTTGCTGCCTGGCATCGTTCAGGTTCCGCATAACGGGCAGCCCATCGTGCTGATGAACGATGCGCAAACCACCGGTGGCTATCCGCGCATCGCCAGCGTGATTGAGGCCGATATGTATCATCTGGCGCAAATTCCGCTGGGGCAGCCGATTCATTTTGTTCCCTGCACGCTTGAGGAGGCGCTCAAAGCCCGCAGCGATCAGCATCGTTATATTGAACAGCTGGAATGGCGGCTGAACGATGAGCGATAG
- the pxpA gene encoding 5-oxoprolinase subunit PxpA, with protein MACDADYRIDLNADVGEGCASDAALFSLISSANIACGFHAGDARTMQLCVREACKKGVAIGAHPGFADRQNFGRTAMHLPPETVYAEMLYQIGALSTIARAEGGVLHHVKPHGMLYNQAARDPLLADAIARAVHACGPHLILLGLAGSELIRAGQRYGLATRQEVFADRGYLRDGTLVPRQQPGAMIDDDAQAVAQTLEMIQRGRVMSIDGEWVPVTAQTVCLHGDGDHALTFARQLRAAFDQQGIRVSAAPPGKAGT; from the coding sequence ATGGCTTGTGATGCAGATTATCGGATCGATCTGAACGCCGATGTGGGTGAGGGCTGCGCCAGCGATGCCGCGCTGTTCAGCCTGATTTCCTCGGCCAATATTGCCTGCGGCTTTCATGCGGGAGATGCCCGCACAATGCAGCTTTGCGTGCGTGAAGCCTGTAAAAAAGGGGTTGCCATCGGCGCACATCCGGGATTTGCCGATCGACAGAATTTCGGTCGCACTGCCATGCATCTGCCGCCGGAAACGGTATACGCCGAAATGCTGTATCAGATTGGCGCGCTTTCCACGATTGCCCGCGCTGAAGGCGGCGTGTTGCACCACGTTAAACCGCACGGGATGCTCTATAATCAGGCTGCACGCGATCCGCTGCTGGCAGATGCCATTGCCCGCGCGGTTCATGCCTGCGGTCCGCACTTAATTTTGCTGGGGCTGGCGGGCAGCGAGCTTATTCGCGCCGGGCAGCGCTATGGTCTGGCAACCCGGCAGGAAGTCTTTGCCGACCGGGGATATTTGCGCGACGGAACGCTCGTTCCCCGCCAGCAGCCGGGGGCAATGATTGATGATGACGCGCAGGCGGTGGCGCAAACTCTTGAGATGATCCAGCGCGGACGGGTGATGAGCATTGACGGTGAATGGGTGCCGGTAACGGCGCAGACGGTATGTTTGCACGGCGACGGTGACCACGCGCTGACCTTTGCCCGTCAATTACGTGCCGCGTTTGACCAACAGGGAATTCGCGTCAGCGCAGCGCCACCGGGCAAAGCGGGTACATGA
- the nei gene encoding endonuclease VIII → MPEGPEIRRAADRLEKAVKGKPLTDAWFAFPHLQPFAAGLTGERVETIETRGKALLTHFSNGLTLYSHNQLYGVWRVVNADEHPESTRILRVRLQTEDKAILLYSASDIDILTAEQLAQHPFLLRVGPDVLDMTLTPDMVKERLLSTRFRRRQFSGLLLDQAFLAGLGNYLRVEILWHCALAPTHKAAELTDAQLDAFADALLAIPRLSYNTRGRVSEKKHHGALFKFNVFHRAGKKCARCGGIIEKTTLSSRPFYWCPGCQH, encoded by the coding sequence ATGCCAGAAGGACCGGAAATTCGCCGTGCCGCAGACCGGCTGGAAAAAGCGGTCAAAGGCAAACCCCTGACCGATGCGTGGTTCGCCTTCCCACACTTACAGCCGTTTGCCGCTGGCCTGACAGGAGAGCGCGTCGAGACTATCGAAACGCGCGGGAAAGCGCTGTTAACACATTTTTCCAACGGCCTTACGCTCTATAGTCACAATCAGCTTTACGGCGTCTGGCGCGTGGTCAATGCCGATGAGCACCCGGAATCTACCCGCATTCTGCGGGTCAGGCTGCAAACCGAAGATAAAGCTATTCTGCTTTATAGCGCCTCTGATATCGACATTCTGACGGCGGAACAACTGGCGCAGCATCCCTTTTTACTGCGCGTTGGCCCGGACGTACTGGATATGACGCTGACGCCAGACATGGTCAAAGAACGCCTGCTTTCAACGCGTTTTCGCCGTCGGCAGTTTTCCGGGCTGCTGCTGGATCAGGCTTTTCTGGCGGGACTGGGCAACTATCTGCGGGTCGAAATTCTCTGGCACTGCGCCCTTGCTCCCACGCATAAAGCAGCAGAACTCACCGATGCCCAGCTGGATGCCTTTGCCGATGCGCTGCTGGCGATACCGCGTCTGTCCTATAACACACGTGGCAGGGTCAGTGAAAAAAAGCATCACGGCGCGTTATTCAAATTCAATGTGTTTCATCGGGCGGGAAAAAAATGCGCACGCTGCGGGGGAATTATTGAGAAGACAACGCTGTCATCCAGGCCGTTTTACTGGTGTCCCGGCTGCCAGCATTAA
- a CDS encoding citrate synthase yields the protein MADKKATLTLNGDAAVELNVLKGTLGQDVIDIRTLGSEGVFTFDPGFTSTASCESKITYIDGDEGILLHRGFPIDQLATGSNYLEVCYILLYGEKPTQAQYEEFQTTVTRHTMIHEQITRLFHGFRRDSHPMAVLCGVTGALAAFYHDSLDVNNSRHREIAAFRLLSKMPTVAAMCYKYSLGQPFVYPRNNLSYAGNFLHMMFSTPCEPYEVNPVLERAMDRILILHADHEQNASTSTVRTAGSSGANPFACIAAGIASLWGPAHGGANEAALKMLEEISSVEHIPEFLNRAKDKNDSFRLMGFGHRVYKNHDPRATVMRETCHEVLKELGTKDDLLQVAMELENIALNDPYFIERKLYPNVDFYSGIILKAMGIPSSMFTVIFAMARTVGWIAHWNEMHDDGIKIARPRQLYTGYDQRDFTSDVEKR from the coding sequence ATGGCTGATAAGAAAGCAACTCTCACTTTAAACGGTGATGCTGCTGTTGAACTGAACGTGTTAAAAGGCACGTTGGGTCAGGATGTCATCGATATCCGCACTCTGGGATCGGAAGGTGTGTTTACCTTCGATCCTGGTTTTACTTCCACCGCATCCTGTGAATCAAAAATCACCTATATTGACGGTGACGAAGGTATTCTGCTCCACCGTGGTTTCCCTATTGATCAACTGGCAACCGGATCGAACTATCTGGAAGTCTGTTATATCCTGCTGTACGGTGAAAAACCGACTCAGGCACAGTATGAAGAGTTTCAGACCACCGTTACCCGCCATACCATGATCCACGAGCAGATCACGCGCCTGTTCCACGGTTTTCGTCGCGACTCTCATCCGATGGCCGTTCTGTGCGGCGTGACCGGTGCGCTGGCGGCGTTTTATCATGACTCCCTGGACGTTAATAATTCGCGTCACCGTGAAATTGCCGCGTTCCGTCTGCTGTCAAAAATGCCGACCGTTGCGGCGATGTGCTACAAATATTCGCTCGGCCAGCCGTTTGTTTATCCGCGCAATAACCTCTCTTATGCCGGCAACTTCCTGCACATGATGTTCTCTACGCCATGCGAACCTTATGAGGTTAACCCGGTACTGGAGCGCGCCATGGATCGCATTCTGATCCTGCACGCCGATCACGAGCAGAACGCGTCGACGTCTACCGTGCGTACCGCAGGCTCCAGCGGCGCGAATCCGTTTGCCTGTATTGCAGCGGGTATCGCCTCCCTGTGGGGACCGGCACACGGCGGCGCGAACGAAGCGGCCCTGAAGATGCTGGAAGAAATCAGCTCTGTTGAACATATTCCGGAATTCCTCAACCGCGCGAAAGATAAAAACGACTCCTTCCGTTTGATGGGCTTCGGCCACCGCGTGTATAAAAATCATGACCCGCGCGCAACGGTCATGCGTGAGACGTGCCATGAAGTGCTGAAAGAGCTGGGCACGAAAGACGATCTGCTGCAGGTGGCGATGGAGCTGGAAAATATTGCCCTGAACGACCCGTACTTTATCGAGCGTAAGCTTTATCCGAACGTCGACTTCTACTCCGGCATCATCCTTAAAGCCATGGGTATCCCGTCTTCAATGTTTACGGTGATCTTTGCAATGGCCCGTACCGTGGGCTGGATTGCTCACTGGAACGAAATGCACGACGACGGTATCAAAATCGCCCGTCCGCGTCAGCTGTACACCGGCTACGATCAGCGCGACTTTACCTCTGACGTCGAAAAACGTTAA
- the sdhC gene encoding succinate dehydrogenase cytochrome b556 subunit yields MWALFMIKNVKKQRPVNLDLTTIRFPVTAIASILHRASGVITFVAVGLLLWLLGTSLSSPEGFLTASSIMDSFFVKFIMWGILTALAYHAVGGIRHMLMDVGYLEETFAAGQRTAWLAFIITVVLSILAGVLVW; encoded by the coding sequence ATGTGGGCGTTATTCATGATAAAAAATGTCAAAAAACAAAGACCTGTCAACCTGGATCTGACCACGATCCGGTTTCCTGTAACGGCTATAGCGTCCATTCTCCACCGCGCGTCCGGCGTCATCACTTTTGTGGCGGTCGGATTGTTATTGTGGCTGCTGGGCACCAGCCTCTCTTCGCCTGAAGGCTTTCTTACCGCATCGTCCATCATGGACAGCTTTTTCGTCAAATTCATTATGTGGGGCATTCTTACCGCGCTGGCATATCACGCCGTCGGTGGAATTCGTCACATGCTGATGGATGTCGGTTATCTGGAAGAGACCTTTGCCGCCGGGCAGCGTACCGCCTGGCTTGCTTTTATTATTACTGTCGTGCTTTCAATTCTCGCAGGAGTCCTCGTATGGTAA
- the sdhD gene encoding succinate dehydrogenase membrane anchor subunit, with protein sequence MVSNASALGRNGVHDFILVRATAIILTLYIIYMVGFFALTSDVTWEVWSGFFASAFTKVFTLLALFSVLIHAWIGMWQVLTDYVKSLALRLTLQLAIVIALVTYVIYGFVVVWGM encoded by the coding sequence ATGGTAAGCAACGCCTCAGCACTCGGGCGCAACGGCGTACACGACTTCATTCTGGTTCGCGCTACGGCCATTATTCTGACCCTGTACATTATTTATATGGTCGGTTTTTTTGCCCTCACCAGCGACGTAACCTGGGAAGTCTGGTCTGGTTTCTTTGCTTCCGCTTTCACCAAAGTGTTCACTCTGCTGGCTCTGTTCTCTGTCTTGATCCATGCCTGGATTGGCATGTGGCAGGTGTTGACCGACTACGTTAAATCACTGGCGCTGCGTCTGACGCTGCAACTGGCAATTGTCATTGCCCTGGTAACGTATGTCATTTATGGATTTGTTGTGGTGTGGGGGATGTAA
- the sdhA gene encoding succinate dehydrogenase flavoprotein subunit, with the protein MKLPVREFDAVVIGAGGAGMRAALQISQSGQTCALLSKVFPTRSHTVSAQGGITVALGNTHEDNWEWHMYDTVKGSDYIGDQDAIEYMCKTGPEAILELEHMGLPFSRLDDGSIYQRPFGGQSKNFGGEQAARTAAAADRTGHALLHTLYQQNLKNKTTIFSEWYALDLVKNEDGAVVGCTALSIETGEVVYFKAKATVLATGGAGRIYQSTTNAHINTGDGVGMALRAGVPVQDMEMWQFHPTGIAGAGVLVTEGCRGEGGYLLNKHGERFMERYAPNAKDLAGRDVVARSIMIEIREGRGCEGPWGPHAKLKLDHLGKEVLESRLPGILELSRTFAHVDPVKEPIPVIPTCHYMMGGIPTKVTGQALTVNEQGEDVVIPGLFAVGEIACVSVHGANRLGGNSLLDLVVFGRAAGLHLLESIAEQGELRDAREEDIDLSLERLNRWNNNRDGEDPVVIRKALQECMQHNFSVFREGDAMAKGLEQLKQIRERLKNARLDDTSSEFNTQRVECLELDNLMETAYATAVSANFRTESRGAHSRFDYPDRDDANWLCHSLYLPQSESMTRRSVNMEPKLRPAFPPKIRTY; encoded by the coding sequence ATGAAACTGCCAGTCAGAGAATTTGATGCTGTTGTTATTGGAGCCGGTGGCGCAGGTATGCGCGCGGCACTGCAAATTTCACAGAGCGGCCAGACCTGCGCGCTGCTGTCAAAAGTCTTTCCAACCCGATCGCATACCGTGTCGGCGCAGGGCGGGATCACCGTCGCGCTGGGCAATACCCATGAAGATAACTGGGAATGGCACATGTACGACACCGTAAAAGGGTCGGACTATATCGGCGATCAGGATGCCATCGAATATATGTGTAAAACCGGACCGGAAGCGATTCTGGAACTGGAACATATGGGCCTGCCGTTTTCGCGCCTCGATGACGGCTCCATTTATCAGCGTCCGTTTGGCGGCCAGTCGAAAAACTTCGGTGGCGAGCAGGCGGCACGTACCGCAGCGGCTGCCGACCGAACCGGTCATGCGCTACTGCACACGCTCTATCAGCAGAACCTGAAAAACAAAACGACGATCTTCTCCGAGTGGTACGCGCTTGACCTCGTCAAGAATGAAGATGGCGCAGTGGTAGGATGCACTGCCCTGAGTATCGAAACGGGTGAAGTCGTCTATTTCAAAGCGAAAGCCACCGTCCTGGCAACGGGTGGCGCGGGCCGTATTTATCAGTCCACCACCAATGCGCATATTAATACTGGTGACGGCGTAGGTATGGCACTGCGTGCCGGCGTGCCGGTGCAGGATATGGAAATGTGGCAGTTTCACCCGACCGGTATCGCCGGCGCGGGCGTTCTGGTCACCGAAGGCTGCCGTGGTGAAGGTGGCTACCTGCTGAATAAACACGGCGAGCGTTTCATGGAACGCTACGCGCCGAATGCTAAAGATCTTGCCGGTCGCGACGTAGTGGCGCGTTCCATTATGATCGAAATTCGCGAAGGTCGCGGCTGTGAAGGTCCGTGGGGCCCGCATGCCAAACTTAAACTCGATCATCTGGGTAAAGAAGTTCTGGAATCTCGTCTGCCGGGTATTCTTGAATTATCCCGTACCTTTGCCCACGTTGACCCGGTCAAAGAGCCGATCCCGGTTATTCCAACCTGCCACTATATGATGGGCGGTATTCCGACCAAAGTCACCGGTCAGGCGCTGACGGTGAACGAGCAGGGCGAAGATGTCGTAATTCCAGGCCTGTTTGCGGTGGGTGAAATCGCCTGTGTCTCGGTCCACGGCGCTAACCGTCTCGGCGGAAACTCGCTGCTTGACCTGGTGGTCTTTGGCCGCGCGGCAGGGCTGCATCTGCTGGAATCCATCGCTGAGCAGGGCGAGCTGCGTGATGCTCGTGAAGAAGATATCGACTTGTCACTTGAGCGTCTTAACCGCTGGAATAACAACCGTGATGGTGAAGATCCGGTGGTTATTCGTAAAGCGCTACAGGAATGTATGCAGCATAATTTCTCGGTTTTCCGCGAAGGCGATGCGATGGCGAAAGGGCTGGAGCAGCTTAAGCAAATCCGCGAGCGTTTGAAAAATGCCCGTCTGGATGATACTTCAAGCGAATTCAATACCCAGCGCGTCGAGTGTCTGGAGCTGGATAACCTGATGGAAACGGCTTACGCAACCGCCGTGTCTGCTAACTTCCGTACCGAAAGCCGCGGCGCGCACAGTCGCTTCGACTATCCGGATCGTGACGATGCTAACTGGCTGTGTCATAGCCTGTATCTGCCGCAGTCGGAATCCATGACGCGCCGAAGCGTCAATATGGAACCGAAGCTGCGTCCGGCGTTCCCGCCGAAGATTCGTACCTACTAA
- the sdhB gene encoding succinate dehydrogenase iron-sulfur subunit SdhB — MKLEFSIYRYNPDVDDAPRMQDYTLEGEEGRDMMLLDALMQLKEQDPSLSFRRSCREGVCGSDGLNMNGKNGLACITPVSALGNGKKKIVIRPLPGLPVIRDLVVDMGQFYAQYEKIKPYLLNNGQNPPAREHLQMPEQREKLDGLYECILCACCSTSCPSFWWNPEKFIGPAGLLAAYRFLIDSRDTETDSRLDGLSDAFSVFRCHSIMNCVSVCPKGLNPTRAIGHIKSMLLQRSA, encoded by the coding sequence ATGAAACTCGAATTCTCGATTTATCGCTATAACCCGGATGTCGATGACGCTCCGCGGATGCAGGATTACACCCTTGAGGGCGAAGAAGGGCGCGATATGATGCTGCTCGACGCGTTGATGCAGCTTAAAGAACAGGACCCGAGCCTGTCGTTTCGCCGCTCGTGCCGTGAAGGTGTTTGTGGCTCCGACGGACTGAATATGAACGGTAAAAACGGTCTGGCCTGTATCACCCCGGTATCGGCGCTCGGCAACGGCAAGAAAAAAATTGTTATCCGGCCGCTGCCGGGATTACCGGTCATCCGCGATTTGGTGGTGGACATGGGGCAGTTCTATGCACAATATGAGAAGATTAAGCCTTACCTGTTGAATAATGGGCAAAATCCACCCGCTCGCGAGCATTTACAGATGCCCGAACAGCGGGAAAAACTGGACGGGCTGTATGAATGTATTCTCTGTGCATGCTGCTCAACCTCATGCCCGTCGTTCTGGTGGAACCCGGAAAAGTTCATCGGTCCGGCCGGACTACTGGCCGCGTATCGCTTCCTGATCGACAGCCGGGATACCGAAACCGACAGCCGTCTCGATGGATTGAGCGATGCTTTCAGCGTATTCCGCTGCCACAGCATCATGAACTGCGTCAGTGTATGTCCAAAGGGGCTGAACCCGACGCGTGCCATCGGCCATATTAAGTCGATGCTGCTGCAACGCAGCGCCTGA